The Plantibacter sp. Leaf314 genome includes a window with the following:
- a CDS encoding LuxR C-terminal-related transcriptional regulator, whose product MSAADLLEDALDRVANFDASGAIALLESVPGGGADPRLLALRSYARFTAADFLGCQHDAAAAVAASSGADRTTRLLALGAAGLALGSDRSPDSILEGCFEEAMSLVEAGGDLEPSIAWLVGYLLVEGAVVNVLIHVARRFADAFSEEIAATPTRLFRTLVDGVVARLLLNEGRVAEAEAAALVMFERASSEPTTLYAEAVQCLVAGNRAEQGATRTLARRVRQAIPEPTGAFQTTCYLLVGYGLAALADDHGAAALARSASGNDFSGLSVQDRALAIELLVASAFVDGDVVELERLIGFIADDVDRRVPGPAILRMQCKLELLRGDPGSALALARTAATRALADGRMLEAGIGEILATRALIAMSDRTQAVRELSALAEQADRGGHTAATRSAARELKAIGRRLAPIAGSGWDGLSPREREVALLSAEGNSTAQIASVLQLSSRTVDAHVTRVLAAFGIVSRRQLPSRLPATLPLSAVPVPTVPLTPRQRDLTELVADGLSNDEIAATLGISRKTVEKHLSAVFTAWSVRSRVAVARIVLANRPA is encoded by the coding sequence GTGTCAGCAGCCGACCTCCTCGAAGACGCGTTGGATCGTGTGGCGAACTTCGACGCCTCCGGAGCGATCGCCCTGCTCGAGTCGGTGCCGGGTGGTGGTGCCGACCCTCGACTCCTCGCGCTCCGCTCCTACGCGCGCTTCACGGCCGCGGACTTCCTCGGCTGCCAGCACGACGCGGCGGCGGCCGTCGCCGCGTCCTCGGGTGCCGACCGGACGACCAGACTCCTCGCGCTCGGCGCGGCCGGGCTCGCGCTCGGGTCCGACCGGTCACCGGACTCGATCCTCGAGGGGTGCTTCGAGGAGGCCATGTCCCTCGTCGAGGCCGGTGGCGACCTGGAGCCGTCCATCGCCTGGCTCGTCGGCTACCTGCTCGTCGAAGGCGCCGTCGTCAACGTGCTGATCCACGTGGCGCGCCGGTTTGCCGACGCGTTCAGCGAGGAGATCGCCGCAACGCCCACCCGACTCTTCCGCACGCTCGTCGACGGCGTCGTCGCTCGGCTGCTCCTCAACGAGGGCCGCGTCGCCGAGGCCGAGGCGGCGGCACTCGTCATGTTCGAACGGGCCTCCAGCGAGCCGACGACGCTCTACGCGGAGGCCGTCCAGTGTCTCGTCGCGGGGAACCGGGCCGAGCAGGGTGCGACCCGGACCCTCGCTCGGCGCGTCCGCCAGGCCATCCCCGAGCCGACGGGCGCCTTCCAGACGACCTGCTACCTCCTCGTCGGGTACGGGCTGGCCGCCCTCGCCGACGACCACGGTGCCGCCGCCCTGGCTCGGAGCGCGTCCGGGAACGACTTCAGCGGGCTGTCCGTCCAGGACCGGGCCCTCGCGATCGAACTGCTCGTCGCCAGCGCGTTCGTCGACGGTGACGTCGTCGAGCTGGAACGTCTCATCGGCTTCATCGCCGACGACGTCGACCGACGGGTGCCCGGCCCGGCGATCCTGCGCATGCAGTGCAAGCTGGAACTGCTGCGAGGCGATCCGGGCAGTGCCCTCGCCCTCGCCCGGACGGCGGCTACGCGGGCGCTCGCGGACGGTCGCATGCTCGAGGCGGGGATCGGGGAGATCCTCGCCACCCGCGCGCTCATCGCGATGTCCGACCGCACCCAGGCGGTGCGCGAGCTGTCCGCCCTCGCCGAGCAGGCCGACCGTGGCGGACACACCGCGGCCACCCGATCGGCCGCCCGCGAGTTGAAGGCCATCGGACGACGTCTCGCGCCGATCGCGGGATCCGGCTGGGACGGCCTGTCACCCCGCGAGCGCGAGGTCGCCCTGCTCTCCGCCGAGGGCAACTCGACGGCGCAGATCGCGTCGGTCCTGCAGCTCTCCTCCCGGACCGTCGACGCCCACGTGACGCGGGTGCTCGCGGCGTTCGGGATCGTGTCCCGGCGCCAGCTCCCGTCGAGACTGCCGGCGACCCTTCCGCTGAGCGCCGTCCCCGTCCCGACGGTGCCACTGACGCCGCGGCAACGGGACCTCACGGAGCTCGTCGCAGACGGACTGTCGAACGACGAGATCGCCGCGACACTCGGGATCTCCCGCAAGACCGTGGAGAAGCACCTCAGCGCGGTGTTCACCGCGTGGTCGGTGCGCTCGCGCGTCGCCGTGGCCAGGATCGTGCTCGCCAACCGCCCGGCCTGA
- a CDS encoding NAD(P)H-quinone dehydrogenase: MAYEFERKQRVAIIGGGPGGYEAALAGAQLGADVTLVERTGVGGAAVITDVVPSKSLIATADAVGAIGEAADLGVQFFVRSETTGKPSRPEVAVNLAAVNKRLLGLARQQSEDMRAGLIRAGVRIVNGQGRLDGPNEVIVSTDRSAGTDFDRIEADTVVISVGASPRQLPSALPDGERILTWTQLYNLTSVPEHLIVVGSGVTGAEFASAYTALGSKVTLISSRDQVLPGEDADAAAVIENVFKRNGMTVLSKSRADSVTRTEHGVVATLSDGRTVEGSHCLMAVGSVPNTAGIGLEEAGVQLTDSGHIRVNRVARTSVPNIYAAGDCTTFLPLASVASMQGRTSMLHAMGDAVNPTEIRNVAANIFTQPEIATVGWTQKQIEDGIAQGEIYKLPLAQNPRAKMMGIKDGFVKLFARTGSGTVIGGVIVAPKASELIFPLALAVEQRLNVDQVARAFTVYPSLTGSITDAARAMHIVE, translated from the coding sequence ATGGCCTACGAGTTCGAACGCAAGCAGCGAGTGGCGATCATCGGAGGCGGACCCGGCGGGTACGAGGCGGCGCTCGCGGGCGCCCAGCTCGGCGCCGACGTCACCCTGGTGGAACGGACGGGCGTCGGCGGCGCAGCGGTCATCACCGACGTCGTCCCGTCCAAGAGCCTCATCGCCACGGCCGACGCGGTCGGTGCCATCGGCGAGGCGGCGGATCTCGGCGTGCAGTTCTTCGTCCGCTCGGAGACCACCGGCAAGCCCAGCCGTCCCGAGGTCGCCGTCAACCTCGCCGCGGTCAACAAGCGTCTGCTCGGGCTCGCGCGCCAACAGTCCGAGGACATGCGGGCCGGGCTCATCCGGGCCGGCGTCCGGATCGTGAACGGCCAGGGACGCCTCGACGGCCCGAACGAGGTCATCGTCTCGACCGACCGCTCCGCCGGCACCGACTTCGACCGCATCGAGGCCGACACCGTGGTCATCTCCGTGGGCGCGAGTCCGCGGCAGTTGCCGTCGGCGTTGCCCGACGGCGAGCGCATCCTCACCTGGACGCAGCTGTACAACCTCACCTCGGTCCCCGAGCACCTCATCGTCGTCGGCTCCGGGGTCACGGGGGCCGAGTTCGCCTCGGCGTACACCGCACTCGGTTCGAAGGTCACGCTCATCTCCAGCCGCGACCAGGTCCTTCCGGGCGAGGACGCGGACGCCGCAGCGGTCATCGAGAACGTCTTCAAGCGCAACGGCATGACGGTGCTGTCGAAGTCCAGGGCCGACTCCGTCACCCGGACCGAGCACGGCGTCGTCGCGACCCTCTCCGACGGCCGGACCGTCGAGGGCTCGCACTGCCTCATGGCGGTCGGTTCGGTCCCGAACACCGCCGGCATCGGGCTCGAGGAGGCCGGCGTCCAGCTGACCGACTCCGGCCACATCCGCGTCAACCGGGTGGCACGGACGAGCGTCCCCAACATCTACGCCGCCGGTGACTGCACGACGTTCCTGCCGCTCGCCTCCGTCGCGTCCATGCAGGGACGCACCTCGATGCTGCACGCCATGGGTGACGCCGTGAACCCGACCGAGATCCGCAACGTGGCCGCGAACATCTTCACGCAGCCGGAGATCGCGACCGTCGGGTGGACCCAGAAGCAGATCGAGGACGGCATCGCGCAGGGCGAGATCTACAAGCTGCCGCTGGCGCAGAACCCGCGCGCGAAGATGATGGGCATCAAGGACGGCTTCGTCAAGCTGTTCGCCCGCACCGGGAGCGGCACGGTGATCGGTGGGGTCATCGTCGCGCCGAAGGCCAGTGAGCTCATCTTCCCGCTGGCGTTGGCCGTCGAGCAGCGGTTGAACGTCGACCAGGTCGCGCGGGCGTTCACGGTGTACCCCTCGCTCACCGGGTCGATCACCGACGCCGCGCGGGCCATGCACATCGTGGAGTAG
- a CDS encoding purine-nucleoside phosphorylase yields the protein MSETAANPLDLSDVDPFEIAREAAGQIAEKTGVERHDIALTLGSGWGKAADLIGETTATIPASEIVGFSKPALEGHVGTLRSVLLPSGKRALVIGARTHYYENHGVRRVVHSVRTAAATGAGIMILTNGAGGIKDHWTPGTPVLISDHINLTADSPLEGATFIDLTDLYAKRLRDLAHSVAPELDEGVYTQFRGPHYETPAEVQMAKAIGGHIVGMSTALEAIAARQAGMEVLGMSLITNLAAGIQKTPLSHAEVIEAGQTAEPVISRLLAQIVAAL from the coding sequence ATGTCCGAAACTGCTGCGAACCCGCTCGATCTGTCCGATGTCGATCCCTTCGAGATCGCCCGAGAAGCCGCGGGTCAGATCGCCGAGAAGACCGGCGTGGAGCGCCACGACATCGCGCTCACGCTCGGCAGCGGTTGGGGCAAGGCCGCCGACCTCATCGGTGAGACGACGGCGACGATCCCGGCCTCCGAGATCGTCGGCTTCTCGAAGCCCGCGCTCGAGGGCCATGTCGGCACCCTGCGCTCGGTCCTGCTGCCGAGCGGCAAGCGCGCCCTCGTGATCGGCGCCCGGACCCACTACTACGAGAACCACGGCGTGCGCCGCGTGGTGCACAGCGTCCGGACGGCAGCGGCCACGGGTGCCGGCATCATGATCCTCACCAACGGCGCCGGCGGCATCAAGGACCACTGGACCCCCGGGACGCCGGTCCTCATCAGCGACCACATCAACCTCACCGCGGACTCGCCGCTCGAGGGCGCGACCTTCATCGACCTCACCGACCTGTACGCGAAGCGCCTGCGCGACCTCGCGCACTCGGTCGCACCGGAGCTCGACGAGGGCGTCTACACGCAGTTCCGTGGGCCGCACTACGAGACCCCTGCCGAGGTGCAGATGGCGAAGGCGATCGGCGGCCACATCGTCGGCATGTCGACGGCGCTGGAAGCCATCGCCGCCCGTCAGGCCGGCATGGAGGTGCTCGGCATGTCCCTCATCACCAACCTCGCCGCCGGCATCCAGAAGACGCCGCTCAGCCACGCCGAGGTCATCGAGGCCGGCCAGACGGCCGAGCCGGTGATCAGCAGGCTCCTCGCGCAGATCGTCGCCGCCCTGTGA